A window from Setaria italica strain Yugu1 chromosome VIII, Setaria_italica_v2.0, whole genome shotgun sequence encodes these proteins:
- the LOC101755783 gene encoding DNA-binding protein HEXBP, which yields MAKDCPDKHKRNDHQSTLCLRCGEIGHDMFGCTNDYPADDIKQIRCYMCNQNGHLCCFDFSDNSPKQISCYNCAKSGHSGLGCAKQRRETSAVITPTQCYKCGEEGHFARGCTKNAKSDRSKGKSSSHSQRKEKWKKDSSARSAPHDARKTSKRKSPHFEDRMEKPYTNHQFSSGGDYFTPQSSRRHNHGFASPNSNYSPSAKKHGFSSSRFATSNTHLRFERS from the exons ATGGCGAAAGACTGCCCTGATAAGCACAAGAGGAATGATCATCAATCCACTTTGTGTTTAAGATGCGGAGAAATAGGTCATGATATGTTTGGATGTACCAATGATTACCCGGCAGATGATATTAAG CAAATAAGATGCTACATGTGTAATCAGAATGGTCATCTATGCTGTTTCGACTTCTCTGACAATAGCCCCAAACAAATTAGCTGTTACAATTGTGCCAAATCTGGTCATTCTGGTCTG GGGTGTGCCAAGCAACGCAGGGAAACTAGTGCTGTCATAACTCCAACCCAATGCTACAAATGTGGGGAGGAAGGCCACTTCGCACGTGGCTGCACAAAGAATGCCAAG tccGATCGGTCGAAAGGCAAGTCATCATCGCACAGTCAGAGAAaggaaaaatggaaaaaagattCCAGTGCTAGATCGGCTCCTCATGATGCCCGTAAAACAAGTAAAAGGAAAAGCCCCCATTTCGAGGATAGAATGGAGAAGCCATACACGAATCACCAGTTCTCATCTGGCGGTGACTACTTCACGCCTCAGTCCTCACGAAGGCACAACCATGGTTTCGCATCACCAAACTCGAATTATTCACCCAGCGCAAAGAAGCACGGGTTCTCATCGTCAAGATTCGCCACCAGCAACACCCATCTCCGGTTCGAGAGAAGTTAG